Proteins from one Scyliorhinus canicula chromosome 24, sScyCan1.1, whole genome shotgun sequence genomic window:
- the LOC119956863 gene encoding calicin-like, producing the protein MKLEFDDHKHSTYILQSLNSQRQKKECCDVVINVGTHSFSAHQNILTAVSPYVKDLIHSCNIQPSDELSVTIDIDYMSPVSVEQLLEYFYTGKIIIADKNVEDLLKGAKYFMIKRLKSHCVEYLELVLDKQNYMYTLMLAETYDLSDLAATVYSYVKDQFFLLSETKEFVDCPYHVLLKLVKDEDLHSANEDQVLQTILRWTNHNLEDRKSYFPKLFSYIYLNGIADEILSEISSTESLIKNNTTCVCAIVDVLSHRKQENLTSLAYFQRKGALLDVVLVLGGQSSDGTFRNSIYAYVIDENKWIKVTHMPYRAAALGAICTRKYLYVAGGTNEQNASLKAAWRYDLDKNTWSKLSDLPLGLVFHSMIACNGIVYTVGGSVAPRKYISTIYRYDEKKEKWTSVGRMSVPMDCAEVVTKGDRYIYVATGRCMINDRISRVGVVDCFDTITGEVKQSLTFPIEFKHRPVVSFQGDTTLSVQSHKHTIEVGLLNFKANKTAKRVPLLPNATKLEVCHAMCLIRDMVFVCGGTSATDDGNVKEYSVNKNAYLLETKTGIWNEVAKPSEALESSACCRSKLQCKFIQKPEKSNSKPKPEHQNNSR; encoded by the coding sequence ATGAAGCTGGAGTTTGACGACCATAAACACAGCACCTACATATTACAATCCCTAAACTCCCAGAGACAGAAGAAGGAATGCTGTGACGTGGTGATCAATGTGGGCACCCATTCATTCTCCGCCCATCAGAACATCCTGACAGCTGTCAGTCCCTACGTCAAGGACCTGATCCACAGCTGCAACATCCAACCCTCGGATGAATTGTCTGTCACCATAGACATTGATTACATGAGCCCGGTGTCGGTGGAGCAGCTGTTGGAGTACTTCTACACCGGTAAGATTATAATAGCTGACAAAAATGTGGAGGATCTGTTGAAGGGAGCCAAGTACTTCATGATAAAGCGACTCAAGTCCCATTGCGTAGAGTATCTGGAGCTTGTCCTCGACAAACAAAATTATATGTACACCCTCATGCTGGCGGAGACCTACGACCTATCGGACCTGGCGGCCACAGTGTATTCTTACGTCAAGGACCAGTTCTTCCTTCTGAGTGAAACAAAGGAGTTTGTGGATTGCCCATACCACGTCCTACTGAAGCTAGTCAAAGATGAAGACCTTCACTCGGCCAATGAAGATCAGGTGCTCCAGACCATACTGAGATGGACGAACCATAATTTAGAAGACAGGAAGTCCTACTTTCCCAAACTGTTCTCTTACATTTATTTGAATGGAATAGCTGATGAGATCCTGTCAGAGATCAGCAGCACAGAGTCGCTCATTAAGAACAATACCACCTGCGTGTGCGCCATAGTGGACGTCCTGAGCCATCGCAAACAGGAAAATCTAACCAGTCTGGCGTACTTTCAACGGAAAGGAGCTCTCCTCGATGTGGTTCTCGTGCTCGGGGGCCAAAGCTCGGATGGCACCTTCCGCAACTCAATTTATGCCTATGTCATTGACGAGAACAAGTGGATTAAAGTCACTCATATGCCATATCGAGCGGCAGCGCTGGGCGCCATCTGCACAAGGAAGTACCTGTACGTGGCCGGGGGCACCAAcgagcaaaatgccagcctgaagGCAGCGTGGAGGTACGACCTGGACAAAAACACCTGGAGCAAGCTGTCCGACCTCCCACTGGGGCTGGTCTTCCATTCAATGATAGCGTGCAACGGGATAGTGTACACGGTGGGAGGCAGCGTGGCACCCAGGAAGTACATCTCCACTATTTACCGGTACGACGAGAAGAAGGAGAAATGGACTTCGGTGGGGAGGATGAGTGTTCCCATGGACTGTGCCGAGGTCGTGACCAAAGGGGACAGATACATCTACGTGGCGACGGGGAGGTGCATGATTAATGACCGGATctccagggtgggggtggtggactgTTTCGACACCATAACAGGAGAGGTGAAGCAAAGCCTGACCTTCCCCATTGAGTTCAAACACAGGCCAGTCGTTTCCTTCCAAGGGGACACGACCCTCAGCGTGCAAAGTCACAAGCACACCATCGAGGTCGGCTTGCTGAACTTCAAGGCGAACAAAACAGCCAAGCGGGTCCCCTTGCTCCCCAATGCCACCAAACTGGAGGTGTGCCACGCCATGTGCCTAATCAGAGATATGGTATTCGTCTGCGGGGGAACATCTGCCACAGACGATGGCAACGTGAAGGAATATTCCGTCAACAAAAATGCCTACCTActagaaacaaaaacaggaatatGGAATGAGGTGGCGAAGCCCTCTGAAGCTCTGGAAAGTTCCGCATGCTGCAGAAGCAAGCTCCAGTGCAAGTTCATACAGAAGCCAGAAAAATCCAACTCTAAACCAAAACCCGAGCACCAAAATAATAGTAGATAA